The window agagtgacattcctctagggactcagctgcctcgatgttaatactttgctaagggcaaaagacaatccTAGCCcgactcccccgccccccccatcctgtaagtctactttaacatataaaaattcctttggaaacttcctttatctctaaaccccccaagatacatgttggtaatcatcctccaagcatatgacccactgatatacacctgaagggtctcatgactaaggttttattagatagtaataaatgacctttccccaACAagagctagccccctcaaggtcttGAAAACCTTGCTTCCAGAATTCCTTAGAGATTAcgctctccctaaccccctcccaacctgAAAGTATATAACGGGCCACCCCTCATGACCCTGgtgtagctctttctgcccacgggtcctgtccctgtgctttaataaaaccacctttctgcaccaaagacatctcaagaattctttcttggccgtcggctttgaaccctaataacgtctttcctacatcactatCACTTTCTGAGAACCCAGAGAGAATGGGATATTCTGCAGGATGGGTTATACTCGGAAAGGAGTTCAGATACGCTGGACCCTTCTGTTCCTAACTACTTTGATTTCATTTAGGGTAATCTTCTAAGGatacctgttttattttattttttttaattaaagatttttatttacttttgagagagagagcatgcgtgagcgagagcacgagcagcggggagggtcagagggacagggagaacagactccctgctgagcagagagcctgatgtgggtcttgatcctgggactccaggatcatgacctgagccgaaggcagatgcttaaccgactgagccacccaggtgcccaggatacctgttttaaaagtattttagaaTTCTACATTTTCCTGTgtcatcttttataaaaatgtctgGTTTTATACACAAATACTAGGAACATTATAATTTTTCTGcttataaaaggaataaaatctttgagtTCCCATACTCTGATGGCATATGCTGGGAGATTCTCATTTGTTTCTGTCTCAGAGCCCAGTACAATTAAGGAGACAGTAAGTGTCTCTCTCACCCAAAGTGCTTGTGATCATTGAGAAGCTGCCCATGTCCTTTACTTCAGTATATAATTGGACACGTAACAATGTAAGTCTGGAGGTTTCAGAGATTCAAATGATccttttggataatttttaattgttatttctgACCCTAAACATATTTTCCTACCCCTGCTATTATTTGTTTActcttgttttttattctgtttttttcatcaACTCCTTCAGGTGGTATGAACGAGTTGATTGTTAAATGCAAGTGAAGAGTTGACTTGGGTAGCGGGTGGGTGGGTGATCCAGGGAAGTATTTAATGGTGACAATCACTTATCCCGGAAGGAAGCCTGAACGGAGAGGCTATTTTGTGACTGAGCTGAGAACTGGTCTCTTTCTATTGCTTGGTTTACTAAAATAACCCGTATATGGTTGCTTACGTTATCTTTCACTTTCTGGATACGTAAAGCGTGTTTCTGTGCTTTGCTTGGGCGTCACCCATGTCCCCCTACTTCGTGGAAGTGCTGTGATTCAGCTTTTCCATCCTCTTGGCTTTGGTCTGGAGCTCCCTCTTCTGCCACCTTGCCTGGTCAAACAGCCTCCTGCATGGCTCTCTACAgcggacttcttttttttttttctttataacattttcttttttaatgttcagttagccTACAGCAGACTTCTATATGCACCATCTGACACACCGTCCCGGGAGGAGACTAAGCCATCTACTTGCTTCCTTTTCTTAGAAGATAAAACTCCCAATATTGGACTCTCACCTTcgttttattgatctgttttcCTATTTCCTAATTCATTCTCAAAACTATTAAAGCTATTTGTTGGCTTATAAAGATctatttacttcttttctttctttttttaagattttatttttaagtaatctctatacccaacgtggggttcaaactcacaatgccagatcaagagtcacatgctccactgactgagacaGCTGGTGACAAGAGCTTCATCATCATAGCTCtgtatgtgtaaaatatttttcacataagTCCTATTTTACTCCATATTTAAATCTGagcttaaatatttaaatttaaaatatccagacaacttaaatatttaaattaaaaatataaagcaataaaattttgcaaaaaaatCTACATGACTACATCTAAAATTTAGGGGCAGGGACAACCATATCAAAGAAGATAAGAAAGCAGAAACTctgtaataataaaatggaattacTTGATTAAATACCATGTAAAAACATTTGTGTGATAATATGTTCTATAAACACAATTAATACACAATTAGCACATAAATAATCGATCTAGTAAAAATGTACTTTGCAGATTATAAAATTTGATTAGTTACACAGAAGTAATAACTCTTATGAATTTCTGAGGAAAGACTAAGGGAAAACTGGGGAAAAGGTATGAATTTTCAGTTCACAAAGACCAACCCAAAAAGATACAACCTCCTAGAAAAATATTCACATACATTTGGgtgaagaaatgcaaattaaagtaacaatggcagggcgcctgggtggctcagtcagttaagcatctgaatttggctcaggtcatgatcttggggcccaaggatccagccctgcgtgcagccccatgttgggctctgtgttcagccagaagtctgtttctccctctccctctgcctcttccccaacccccatgctctctctctgtctctttcaaataaataaaatctttaaaaataataataaaataacaatgcCATATCACTTTCTACTCGCCAAACTGAGGGAAACACTGAAATTACTAATGCACACTCCTACTTTGCTGGTAGAACTCTGATTTGTTTCAACCCACCTGGAAATCCATGATCCTCGTCCTCTTCCCTcgtctccctcccccttctccgtTTCTCCcagtcttccttctctccctctttcctttctctaaaaCAGCATCCCACTCCTGTGAGTCTGAATCTGCcataagaataaagaaacaagaataaGCTTGCTACAAAGCTGCAATCAGCAAACATCTAGGTTCTTATATACTCAGTAAAAAATATAATGAGGCTACTAATATTGGAGACTGTGGAGTGTAAAAGTGAAAGACCCCAGAGCCAGTTCAAATCTCAGCTGTGCTACTCATCAGATATGTGAAtattggcaagttatttaatctgaCAGTGTTGCATTTTCCAGATCAGTGACATGAGGATAACACTGTATCTAACTCATGAGTTTGTTTTGATAATTAAAATAGAtcttaacccactgaggcacccaggcaccccacccccatctactTATTTGATGTGAACATGATTTTTCAGTGTGTATCTGTGAAAACAAAGGGTAAATATAGAACTGATGCTGGATCCCGAGTAATTCCAGCAACAAGTAATATTCGAGGTATATAcacaaataactgaaaaacaTCAGCACCATGCATCTCATTAAGAGATGTATAcctaggagcacctggctggctcagttggaggagcgtATGACTTTTGATCTTGGAGCCGTGAGTTAGAggcccacactgggtatagagattacttaaataaataaactaaaaaaaaagagagagagatttaataaaaatttacttcTATGTTAAATAACTatcaaaatttataatatatgctGTTTTGATCAATATGTACTACTGTTTGTGATAACTCAACCCAAAAGAATTTTATTAACACTTTATATCCTATGGTCACAGGAAATTGAAAACATCAATTCATTGCATATTTCTGttgaagaaaattagaaaagccTGACCAGTAAAAATTTGTAACATAACATTGTGTATAAAATTGTAGGGAAAGTAGAATGAAAATTCTACTCATTCAAGGAAGAAAAGTATGTAAAATTTCAAACTGCGAGCTCATCCATATGTTTGGTTACATGAAATCACCATAGAATGTAGATTCCACTGGATACATCTTAAAGAATGACTTtcactttcaacatttttattttaaaacgtGTGCATTTAATCATTTGTAACCATTTAAACTTAGGGTGAAACATTTTACATGccacttaaaaaatatctaagtgggggcgcctgggtggctcagttggttaagcgtctgctttcggctcaggtcatgatcccggggtcctgggattgagtcccgcatcgggctccctgctcagcagggagtctgcttctccctctgcctgccgctccccctgcttgtgctctgtctttctctctctctgtcaaataaataaataaaatctttaaaaaagagagagagagttttaaaaaaatatctaagtggggtgtgggtgcctgggtagctcagtaggttgggtgtctgactcttggtttgagcTCAGGTTATtgtctcaaggttgtgggatcaagccccacgtcgggctccgtgttcagtgcagagtctgtttggggTTCttgccctctccttctccctccccctctgctcctcccgctctctctctctctctctctcaaatgaaataaataaataaaatctttttaaaaaaacctaagtgGGCATCAAATTTAGAGGGATTGAAAGCAAAAATTTTGGAGACTATTATGGTACACGCTGTGGTCAATCAGAACAGTACTGAGAaagcagaggcacctgggtggctcagctggttaagcctctaactcttgatatcagctcagatcttgatctcagggtcttgaattcaagtcccaggttgggctccacattgggctccatgctaagtgtggagcctacttaaaaaataaacaaacaaacaaactgaaaacaGTACTGAGAAAGTATACTCCACCTCCCAGAACTATGCGGCATGTCCCTATTTAAGGCCATTCATCAAGCACTGGGACCTACAGAATTTATGATACCCAATAACCTCTGAACTTCTCCTTTAAAGttggtgtgtgttttgttttgttttgttttaagattttatttatttatttgacaaagagagaggtagcgagagcaggaacacaagcagggggagtgggagagggagaagcaggcttcctgccaagcagggagctggatgtggggctcgatcccaggaccctgggatcatgacctgagccaaaggcagacacttaatgactgagccacccaggcgccccaaaagttggTATTTTGAGGGACTTTTGTTCCAAGTGGTAGAAAGAGCTATCGTCTAGTGCTCATGGAAAGAGCACCCCATCCCAGGATTCCTCAACTCCACTCAACAAGGCTGAACCTGAACAAGGCGGATTCCATATAAGATAACTTTCCACTTTAAGATTCTGTGAGTTAGTATTAGAAACCTTCTAAATTAAAGGTTTCGATAAACTGAATACAGAGTTTTGACTACTGATGAAATAAGTAACTGCATATGAAGCTGTGGCAATTTATAGTACTGTCTACACACCCAAAGCTGTCCTAGATACAATGATTGCTATACAGATAAAAATACAAGAATTCAATATTTGGGTAGGACACATCTCTACATTGCTAGGTCCAGGTTTGGCAAGAACGACTAAATTCTGGAGCGGTAATGGACAGTACATACCAcccttaaaaaactgaaatagaaactCACGAGATTTAGGCATGACAGAATTTGGAGTTGGAAGAAATAGGTATGAGTTGTAACCACATTCTTAACTTCAGAGTTCCCTtccttcagggcgcctggctggctcagtcagtggcgtgtgtgactcttgatctccaagTTGTGGGTTCGAGCCTCACATTGTGTGTAGAGTtcactcaaaaataataaaaaaaatctttaaaaacaaagttcacTCTCTTCTGCTGTCAGGCATCTCAGCCTTGAAAAGACATTTCCTCCCTCACCCACCCACTCCCACACATGTCGTAATTTCATTATCaacaaactggaaataaaaaatatctcgTCCAGCCTGTTTTTCACAGCAACTATGGGAGTCCCAGCAGGTAAAGTGGACATACTAATCTGCAAACTTTTGAGTAGGAAAAGggttatattctttattatttgtttttactcAGGGAGGGTCTTGGGCAGAAATTACCTAGATATATAATTTGCCTGGAAAATGTATCAAAACCATATAAATAATGTCAACTGCCTTGTACTATAATATTTTCAATAATGCAAGTAAGCTGTTGGTAAATACTCTATGGTTTTCCCTTCAATACTGATATAGATTACTAAATATTAACACCAAAGTAATAATATGGAAGATTAAGAAAGGATTAAgaaatgttgtttttttccttcctgtcttttattGTCTGTTGATTTAACACGTGTCACTGAACTTCCTAGTGACTGCCCTTCTTACCTCAGAGATAAAGATcaacttttaaacatttaatcGCAAAGTTCTTGGTGCCTATTCTTTATCAAATGATCCCCTGCAGATAGTCTTTACTAGCTCTTTTTCTGGCATCttctaaaattccatttttgAGATCATTTTCTTCTAATGTCCAATTGttctagagaaataaatgaagccaCTTAATTGCATCAGACAAAATTCATTCCAAATGGCCTGAGGAAAGAACATACTTGAAGGATTTAGACTTCACTTCCTGGTCAGTGCGGGATCTCTGTGAGAATGAGTACTTCACGTGGAACTTGCTCTCTCCTACCATCAAAGGCTGCATATTTTCATAGCTCTTCTGCCACCATGAAGGAGGTTTTCTCGAATGCCATCCTTGTCCTGGCCATCTCTGTGTGGGCTGCCCTTGCAGTTGGTGAGTTATGTATCCTTGCTCTGCCCACGTTTTCTGGGGTATATCCAGTATTACAGGAAAATCAGAGGCAGGAGTGGAAGTGCTGTTCAGTTTTGTTTAATACTAATTCCTTTATgttacagatgtagaaactgaaaCCCAGAGGAAGAGAGGATTCATTCCCTCAATGTCATTGGTATCAAAGCTGGGAGTCAAATCCAGACCTTCCAAACCCAGGACCACTGAACTTTCCAAAATACCTGATTACTATCGAGGCATTCAAACCTTAAAAACATTCATTTCCAGAATctgtatatttacatttctcaAACCCCAAAGGGAGTGTCAGGCAGGACAGCGAAGCAGAGACTGCCAGGAGGCGGTGGTGAGGGGCTATAGTTACAGGGCGGAATGAGGAAGTATGGGGActtatggaattttcccttttttggtaatctGAGGAACTGTGCGTGGCTGTAACtggtcagttagggcctatggctATTTCATGTGGATTGCTTCATGAGCCTGTTGGTGTTAGCTTGGTTGTCggtggtcactgtgggccctcTTGCCTTCTTCAGATTTCTATTGCgcaagcctgttgcctaaaagcagcctctacactCAACAGGTCCTGTTTCCATCTGGACTCTGAAATTCTCatttatcttcaattttttactttctattggtgctttctctcacttaaaacatttttttcaagccTCTCACATCTTAAGAGGCTCTGTAACAAATTGAAAACTGTTCTTCCTGCCTCTAATATCTTATGGGGAAAACCCCTTTTCTTCTACTGAAGAAAAAACTATTTCCTTCTACtccaacacttctgacaccaaatgtgtgggttttccacaccAAGCAATCCTCCCATTTTCTGTGGACATCAACTGGGTATCCcacaatttaatataattatggCACTACTATCTGGCATCCATCCAAACACCACAgttaaggactcagtcccacaagactgcccctacTTGGGACAGCAGTCACAAGACTGGGCCTCCAGTACTTCTAACCAACAAGTTATAAGTCAGGAGTTCCCCTGACGCCCTCCTCAGGTTCAGTAacttgctagaatggctcacagaactcaggataATGCTTTACTTACtgttaccagtttattataaaggacacaactcaggaacagccaaatggaagagatgcataggacaaggtatgtgggaaggggcagagagcttCTATGCCCTCTCTGAGCataccaccctcccagcacctcagtGTGttcaacctggaagctctccaaaccttgtggtttaggatttttatggaggttCCATTATGACAGTGTCAACTgagaaaaagaggcaaaactgaagaagaacaaaggcTTCTATCTGAGGTCTCAGAATTGCAATTTGGCAAGCACAGTTTCCAGAGTAACCAGAAAAGTGTCCTGCTCACATGGGAAAGCAAGAGGGGttttatgagaaagaaagagggtaACTACAGGATATAAAGAAGAGTAAAGAACTTAATTCAGTGCTAACCGGTTGAGCTGCTTTTGGTGACTACCTAGTCGATTATTTTATAGGTGCTATCAAACAAAACTCCTCCTGGAATGCATTAGTCAATGCTTCTGTCTTCATAAAGGTCATGTCAACAGTTTTATGGTCTGAGGACCTGTTGTTCTGTTGGATTTTACAAGCAACTGTTTGTAATACAATGACCCCTTCTGGCCCACTTCAAGAGTTCATTAGttagaaaggaaaacagagcttcaaaatggAATCTCTCCtgtctaaatattttatacaattcCACAAAGGCACgcttgattaaatcattggtcaCTGGCAATTAATTTAATCTCCACCTTCTGATGGGATATGTTGCTTCCTGTGTGCCAAGCAGGGTCTCCCTCATCCTAgctttttttccctaaggtcagaaGACAGAGCAGCAACTCTTCCGAATGTGTTTTTGTCTTCCAGATTTCCCTCTTCCTACAGGCACAGGGGCTCGCCTACGAGAGACAAAGGTGAGCTCTACTTCCTTGGTTCCCAAGAACAAGAATGGGGAGTAAGCCAGTTTCCTGGATAGTCCCCAGAGCTTTCTTctgagaggtgggggcagaggggactTGTGTGGGAATAACACCACAGTAAAAGCTGGGTCATCAACTGTGTGTAGCACATTTCATATGTTCCTGGGCCCTCTTCCCATGCATCATTCCAACCAGTTCATACTCTGTTGTGGGATAGAAGCCAAGTATTTTGAACCATTAAATGGATGATGAAGTCATGGCTCAAGTTCAGGTCTGTCCTATGCTGCAGTGGACATTCTTTCAGCTGAGACAGGCCAATATGTACATCCTGCCTCCCCCACACTAAGGCCCCACAAATattctctctgtccccttccttctATACCCCACCTCTGCTGTGATAAGTTTGACATCACTGTTGTCTGAAGCACCACACACAAGTCACTCAGTAATGTTCATAAGAAAAGTCTAACCTTCAAGACATGTTCCTTTCTGTAATCTAACAATCACATTTTGTGGTTGGTAGGGCAGGGATTTTCATCCTAATGAGGAACTTACATCTTAGACTGTGGAGTTCACAGATTATATgttacattataatatatattatattatagtcATATTGTTGGGTATGTGCCAGGGGTCAAACCCCAAAGCTGCTAAAGACTGTTCCCTGGATGCTTGGTCTCGCATTCCTTCTTCAAGCCCCCTACCCCACTACCAGTGACAATGGTCAGAGGTCCTGGAGGAAGGCATCTGAAGCAGTAATCTGTGTCTCATCTTCAGGCGCACTGCACTGGGAATATAAATAAGTGCTGGATTTTCTCTTACATCAAGCCAAGTGAACCCATATGTGGCAGTGACCAGGTTACTTACAGTGGTGAATGCCATCTCTGCTCCCAAATCCTGTAagtcttgatttttattttcccttctcccaGTCAGGAGGCTAAAGGTAGCCAAGATAGGAGTAACCTCTTCAGAACGCTTCCTACTGGTTAGATCTTCCCTCCAGTGACTCCTCCATGATTTGTTCCTCCATTTCTTCGATCTTCCCTTATGCTCTCAGAAGTGATCCCATTCACACAATTGCAGAAACAGAAACCCACTGAGACGAGAGTGTTCTGTCTGGCCTGGACAAGTATCAAGTGGAAAGTTCTCAGCAGCAAcgagccacagcaatcagatcaTGTGACCGCAGATGAGGGTTACCCTCAAGCCCCCTCAGGCCAAAGAACAAAAGCctgatgaagaagaggaagagggggctGGGTGCAGAATCTTCCCAGCTGTTGCTTTATTGATCCTTGAAGGGGTATTATCCTCTCAAACAACTTTCTTTAGCTTCCAACTTTCTTTTAGCTTTCATGCTTTAGCTTTCATGGCTTAGTCTTTGGGCCCATCATATGTTAGGCATGAAGTGGCCAATGCTTTGGTCCAAGAGGAACAGCAAGGCACAGAGGTTTTCATCAAGGAGGCTGCCTTACAGAGTTTGGAAGAGGATTCCCTGACATCTGCTTTCTCCTTTAAGGAAAAAGCAACACCTTTGGATGACTAAGATTTAGAGATTAAGTCCagtattttaagagagagaaaaagcagacagGAGAGTAGATAaaagtttctttctctccttcctcttgtcTTCtccttaaaagaagaaataataatccTGGTCACAATAAGAGATGTCAAGCTGGGCAGGATTGGACTTTCTTGCATGCCTTGCTGCATAAATACCAAAATTTACACTAGAACCCATAAAAGACTTGTGAGGTGAACAACTTTAGCGTCAGCCTCCAGGACCGGCATAGACAGCGG of the Halichoerus grypus chromosome 1, mHalGry1.hap1.1, whole genome shotgun sequence genome contains:
- the SPINK8 gene encoding serine protease inhibitor Kazal-type 8 isoform X2; translated protein: MSTSRGTCSLLPSKAAYFHSSSATMKEVFSNAILVLAISVWAALAVDFPLPTGTGARLRETKAHCTGNINKCWIFSYIKPSEPICGSDQVTYSGECHLCSQILYKGLNITKLYDGPCENS
- the SPINK8 gene encoding serine protease inhibitor Kazal-type 8 isoform X1; its protein translation is MSTSRGTCSLLPSKAAYFHSSSATMKEVFSNAILVLAISVWAALAVDFPLPTGTGARLRETKAHCTGNINKCWIFSYIKPSEPICGSDQVTYSGECHLCSQILYKGLNITKLYDGPCVSAVFFNLKQIIPKDKVHTEVM